The Lactuca sativa cultivar Salinas chromosome 2, Lsat_Salinas_v11, whole genome shotgun sequence genome includes the window CGTACAAGTCGTTAAAGTACATTTGTACTTTAGCGACTAGTAGGTTTGCAGATGGACTCAATCCATCTGTAATTTTGCATCCATCTATGGTTTCCCATTTTTTTAGGGGTATAAAaacgtaattttttttttcttcttttatttttCAAACTTTCTTTTGGAGAACTCTTTCAGGAGGCACTATAGACGATtttatttttcaatgtttttgttGGAGAATTTATTTTATTAGAGATGTTTTAAACAAATATTCCAAagaaataaaaaactaaattgataattttttgtaaaactttatatatataaggTAGTTTCGTATTTTgtagtaaaaaaacaaaaaaaaacaaaaaaaaacaaaaaaaaaaaccgcaAAATTGCAGGTAGGATGAGAGGAAATTGTGGATGAACTTAGTTCATCTACGATTTTAGTTAGAGATGAGGGTATTTAtatggaaaaaataaaaaataaaaaactaaaaaaaacaccTGAGAACGTACAAGTCGCTAAGCACAATTGTGTTTTAGCGACTTGTATGTTCGCAGATGAAATGCTAAAATCGCAGATGTGCTTAATTCATCTGTGATTTTCATGACTATATTTGTAATTTgggtttttttggctattttccaCAAAGTAATTAAGGAATTTGGCTATATTTACAATTTTCTCTAATGTTattgtgaattaatttaaaaaactattaatttggttattttgAATATCGACCATACCATTTCTTTTGGAGAAAATTGCAAATTTAGTCTTTTTTGTTAATTACTTTGCAaataatagcaaaaaaaaaaggttacaaaaatagccactaaaatcgcagatggattaAGTCCATCTGTGATTTAACCTTTCTATCTGCGAATATACAAGCTGCTAAAGCATGGGTATACATTAAGGACTTGTATGATTGCAGATGGATTACTCCATCTGCTACCACCTGCGATTTTGTCTTTTTCAGGGTATAAATAcctaaaaaaaaaattggaacattcatttttcttgatttttttttggaGAAAACACTCACCCTCAGGGAGCTATATATGATTTTATGTACTCTTCCGAAAACATGGGGATCGTGTGTTGGTCTTATGTAGTTGCATGTGATATGTATCTAACTAAATGTTTAATTTATAAATTCAAGCGTTGAGtagaaaaattaattttaaatataggATGATACAGTTTATCTtcatacataataataataacttcaaAACTTAAATTCGTTCATAGCTCCTTGAGAGAGAGTTTTCCCCAACAAAAATCAAGAAAAACGAGTGTTCCAAAAGAATTTAGGTATTTATACCCTAAAAAAGACAAAATCGCAAGTGGTAGCAGATGGACTAATCCGTCTATAAAGACACAAGTCCCTGATGCACAACCATGCTTTAGCAGCTTGTACCTTCGCAGACAGAAATGTCAAACCACAAATGGGCTTAATCCATATTTTCATAACTTCTGATGTCACTTGATGGTTATAGTGAGTCTCTTGGCAACGCAATTGTTGAAAAAtagtttcatttatttttatcctCCTCGTGAGTAAGAAATATTATTGTATCTTtgtgatatatattttttaaataataagaatattgaatttattcataaattttctttaaataattaaaaattttagaaGATAATGCAGGAGGGGGTTATTTAAAAATGAGGGAAGCTCGGGAAGCGAAACCCATATATTTTGTGTGTATGTAATTGTATGTTTTCTAATTCTTTGAGGATGTATCTTGTAAATTCCTTTTGTATAAATCTATTGTCTCTCCACCTTATTTGGTGTGACGAGTTATATTCTCATGGTATCAGAGCGAAGAACGGTGGGATCATTACCGGTAAGAATGAGGTCATCAACATAGACCAATAGGTAAAGCACACATGAATCTCGTTTGAAGACAAAGAGTGAGGGGTCAGCACGACTGCACACAAAACCATTGCTCGTTAAAAAGGTACTAAGGCGATGAAACCAAGCACGAAGAGCCTGCTTTAGACCGTAGAGAGCTTTGTTTAGGCGACACACGTGATTAGGATAGTAAGGATCAGAAAACCCCGGAGGTTGCTCCATGAAAACAAGATCGCTTAAAGTACCATGAAGGAATGCATTATTTACATCAAGTTGATGAAGAGGCCAATCATTAATCACCGCCAATGACAAAACAATACGAACTGTAGATGCCTTGACAACCGGGCTAAAGGTAAGAGAATAATCAACACCCGGTAGTTGACTATAACCTTGGGCAACAAGACGTGCTTTATGGCAAGCAACCGTGCCATCAGCCAGGTATTTGGTTCGAAAAATCCATTTGCAACCGACCACATTACGATCATTGGGCCTAGGCGCCAAGGTCCAAGTTTTATTAAGATGAAGGGCAGACATTTCAGCATTCATGGCATCTACCCAATGTGATTCTGAGGCGGCAGACTCATAGGTGGTGGGATCACTAGCAGCAAATAATGTCGATTGAAGAGCAGTGTATGACAGATCAGCTCGATACTTTGGTTTAAAAACCCCGAATTTAGCCCGTGTAACCATAGGATGCGTTGAAGCAATTGGAGGAACAACAGGAGCAGATGGTTGTGTGGTTGTGTGTGGTAGGCTAAAGGCAGGGGCAGGTGAGGTGGAGGTGTCAGTCTGAATGGATTCAATCGGCTATTTGGCCAAGGGGGCTGGTGAGTGTGTCGAGGGGGTTGGAGGTGTTTGAGTTGCCTCAAGTAATGGAGATGACGAAACACGATCAGTTGGGGTTGAAGATGATTGGTTTAAGTCATCAAGACAACCCACATGTTATGGGTTTTCATCACACAAGCCACAGTTATTGAAGTTGGTGGGTGAAGGGGAAGAGGTAATGGGAGATTAAGGTTGTGAACATAGGGTATCATCGTTAAAAGTGACCAAAAGAAGATCATTAAGTGAAGTGGGAGAGGAAGAGCCACAAAAGGGAAATGAGAATTTATCGAACTTGGCATGTCAGGTAACATAAATACGAGATGAAGCAGGCTCGAGACATATATAGCCTTTATATTGTACGGAATACCCAAGAAAGATACAAGGAAGACTTCGCGGAGAAAATTTATGATCTGCATAGTTACGTAAGTACGGATATACTTGACACCCAAAACGGTCGAAAATGATCATAAGATGGAGCCCGAGTAAACAATGCTTCAAAAggtgacttattttgcaacaccCGAGTAGGGAGATGATTAATAATGTAGACTGCAGTACGAAATGCATGAACCCAATAAGAAGAAGGAGTGTGCCCATTGAATAACATAGCAAGTCCGGTTTCAACAATGTGACAATGCTTTCGTTCCATCCTcccgttttgttgtggagtgtacGGGCAAGAAATGCGATAAATGTGCCATTTTTTTCAAGCAAATTGCGAACATGATGATTTATGAATTCCGTGCCCCCATCACTttgaaaaaccttgatttttgaagAAAATTGTGTTTGAACAAAATTGATAAAAGCCCTAAAAACCATATGAAAACTTGATTTGGTTTTGAGAGGATAGAACCACATAAATCTCGAATAATCATCCACAAAGAGAGCGTAATAGCGATAACCATCAATAGAATCAACGGGTGAGGGTCCCCATAGATCACAACGAACTAAATCTAACACATGTAAAGCGCGTTTATCGTTAAGTTTAAAAGGTAAGCGATGTGCTTTAGCAAGTTGACAAGGAGAACATACAACAGGTGACGGTAATAAAGATGTCACCGATAAGTGTCCCAATTTATTTAATAGAGAAATAGTATCAAAAGAGACATGACCCAAACGGGAATGCCAAAGTTCAAATGATGCCCTCAGTCTTGAACGTGCAACAACTGTAAGTGCTtgagattcatgagagagaacaTATAGTCCTTGTTCACATCGGCCCTTTGCTAGAACCCGTTTCGTTGCTCGATCTTGAATAAAAAAATTGGGTTGGGAAAACAAAACATCCACATTGTTATCGGTTGTCAACTTGCTAATAGACAATAAATTCTTGGTAATATTTGGGACTACCAACACATCCCGTAGCCGAACATTATTATGAAGGACATATTGACCAACATGGGAGATGCAAAGAGTATTACCATCTCCAAAAATAACATTTGCATGACCATCATAGGGAGCAGGTTGTGTAACAGAATTTGTGGAAGTCGTCATATGATTTGTAGCTCCGGAATCAACAAACAAGTCCGGAGCATTTGTAGTAACATGACACTGAGCATGGAAAGCTTTTGCTAATTCCGTATCTATACCGGGTTTATGAGTGGCATAGGAAGAAAGATGTGGACATGTATTGGCGTAGTGACCATCCTTACGACACAATTGGCAATGTGGAGGACGGCGACCGCGACCACCCTTATTAAACCGACCACCACGACCACGGTAGGAATTTGGTGGTCTGGTGTCAGTAGTGAATGCAACGACAGAAGAGGTAGTTCCGTGCAAGGATTGTAAAAATAATTCATGTGCTTCTGCCTGGGCAAGAAGATCTCGAAGTGTAGTAGGAGATCGAGAAGCACGAACAGCAGTAGAAAAAGTCTCAAAAATAGACCCGAGACCACATAAAAACCAATGAATTTTATCCGATTCATCAACCGGGTGACCAACAGCAGATAATTGATCAGAAATAGATTTAAACTTACTACCAAAATCAACAACAGTAGATGAACCTTTGGAGTTTTGGCGAAGCTGATCACGCAAGGCTTGAACACGCTCAATTAAGGAATTGTTGTAAGCACATTCCAGTGCTGTCCAAATCTGATAGGCAGTAGATAAGCCAACAAGTTCTGAGAATGCTTCCTCTGTTAGAGAGGCTTGAAGGAGAATAATTGCTCGGTGATCAGCCAAGACCCAAGAAGAACAAGCCGGATTTGGTACATATTTGCCATCAACAAGAATTTCAGGGGGCTGGTTTTAAGAGAGTTCCATCCACATGTCCCATAATATTTTGATATGTGAGAAGAGGGATCATTTGGTTTTTCCAGAGGAGATAATTAGAAGAGGATAATCGATTGGTGATAAGATAAAGGATGGTGTTCATTGGGAGGGTAGAATCTTGAGAAAAGGAAGCCATagatgaagaagaaagaggaGACAGGAAGTAACAGAGGGAAGAAGAAGAGATACGGATGGATTGATTAGGGAAGAAAGTGAGCCGActtaagctctgataccatgagaATATAACTCGTCACACCAAATAAGGTGGAAAGACAATAGATTTATACAAAAGGAATTTACAGGATACATCCTCAAAATCCTCAAAGAATTAGAAAACATACAATTACATACACACAAAAATAGAAGATGTACAGGAGACATTAATGTTGTCTAATAGTACCAACAATCCGTTAACCCTTCTCGAACTCATTTCATGCATGGTGTATCTATGTAGATTCAATATGGATCCTAGGACCCacctattttttaaaataatagtataaagtttaaataaaaaaaagaactACCTTATAGTTTTAAAGGACATACTTTATAATCTTTGACAAAAAAATGTATCAAAATATTTGATTCGATCCATTCAACATTTAAAAGCTACACATTAGCCCAACCCatttaaaattaaactaaaactaaaaaaagCTTTGAAACATTGCCTAAGAGTTGATGCTTGATCTTACGCATCATAAATATTTGTCGCCGAATCGATGATGCTCCCACCACTTCAGCCATTGACGGTTTAACCATGGTCATCGGCTCACCGCCGCCCCTCCGCAAGGTGACACTGTAACAAGATGAGTAGTTAATTTTTACATGATAGTTTAATATCGTATATTGATAGTTGTGTTTTAAAAATTATTGATAACAATATAAATATGAATACATTTCAAGATATAAGAACTTTATGATAACTATTGAAGTTATCTTTGAATATTGACAAAATTTCACAAATTGTCATAATTTTTTTGGTTTTGCTCTAATATAGTTTTTATGAAACTTTTTTTTGCATGTGTAGTCCCTTTGGAATAAACCTTGCACGTAAAAAGTCATTATTGTGGATGTTAGATGGATCCGTTAAGTTGAAAGAATTTTGGATAAATGGTCATTTTTGCTATTTTGTGAAACTTGCATAATGACCATTTGTGAAATTTTACACAACCATCATTTGTGAAATGGTCCGAAAATGTAAAATGaaatttgaattaaaaaataaaagtaaaaaaaataaaaaatgacatAAATGACCCTTATCTAAAATTCTTTCAATTTAACGGATTTATCTAATGGTATTCATGATAAGAACTGTTTACGTGCAATATTTTTGCCAAAGGGACTATCCATGCAAAAAAAGTTTCATAAGAACTATATTAGGGAAAAACCGAAAATAATTAATACCGTTTGTAAAATTTTGTCTCGAGTATTTTAAGGCATAAAACCGTACACACCACTAGTacttttacttttttatttttcgGTTTTACTTACATAAGAAACCATATAGTTTTCGGTTCTAGATTTATTTCTGATTCCACATGCCCTTATGTTTTTCCTATTCTCAATTTAAATCAACTATTTATGTCGGTTCAATCAAAATTAAATGATAAATACACTCTAAAAAAATACACCATTAATTTCaaagtataatattttattttgccAACAGAAGAATATGGCATTTATGGTTTGACAAAGAAAAACTGATCGACTCAGTCAAACTAAAGTAATATAGCTAATTTGGACCTTCTATTAGGTCACGTAGTTAACCGGTGAGGAAAATTAGCGATCAATGTAAGCACTATGCAGTTTAGCTTGTTGTTTGGAACGTTAATTTGGTTCAATCAAAgcgtttttatttaaaaaaaaaatttaaaattgtatGAGTTAAAAGAAGTTACTGTCAAATATGGGGGGTtaaaagttattaaaaaaaaaaaaaaaaaaaacaaaacaaagtaGAGATcccaaaagttttattttttagaTCTGAAGATACTACTCGAAACTCGAGTTGCGTGTGAAGGAATGAGCACATGTATTGTATAGAGTATAGACCCACCCATATACAAATTATACACAGCGAGTCCATAACGTGAGACGCTGATTTCGGCTTTTCCACGTGATCTCCTCCATGCCTCCGCCCCTTTCCGTTCATCCAACTAGCAACTACAGTAGACTGGCTCACTCGCAATAGAAGCAGTAgtcatactctctctctctctctctctctctctctctctctagactcgccGGTTCAATTGTCAACAGTCATTCAAGGGGTTCAGTTCGGAAGTAGATCGATTTTGTCCGGTTACACCTCCGATAATGAAGACAACCAAAGTACCAATCTTGAATCCTCCTCTTGTCACGTTTGAACATAAGAGGTATCAGTTGTTTCGACTATATTTACGGTTATTATGCCATAATTGCCCCCTTTTTCTTAGGGTGTTCGATTTTTCTCACATTCACCCCATTTTCTCCATGTTTAATGTTCGATCTATATCTCATATTGGATGATTACTTAAACTTATACTGTATACTGCTGTGATCGTGTAATGTGACATTGGAAGTTACGAAAATTATCGAAACGGTTTTTGATCTGGGTGAGGGATTTGATTTTGATCTTCTTTAATTGGACGCCTAAATGATTAACTTTGTGATGAATAGTGGTTTCGCACTTTTTAGGATCAATTATTTTGGACATGATCTTGTTTGGTGTTATTGAAATTTGATTTAGGAATCCCTCTTTTTTAATAAAAGAGCCACATTATGCCTTTTtgctattttttttaactttagaGCAGTTAAAATACTTTTCAACAGTTGAATTACGAACTTCTCAAGAGAAAAAATCATAGCACATGAAAGTGAAACTAAAATCATGTACAAGGTTCCAAATTCTCCCATCTTATTACTTACTTATTTTTATTGGACAGAGATGCCTACGGTTTTGCAGTGAGACCTCAGCATGTACAGAGATACCGGGAATATGCAAATATCTACAAGGTTTTACTCTCTTTAATCTCCATCTTCTTACTTATTTACATATCATTCAATTACATTCATAATGTAAAACCTACAACCCTACATGGTTTTAGGAGGAAGAGGAAGAACGATCAGATAGGTGGAAAGACTTTCTGGAAAGGCAATCAGAGGGTGCTCAATTGCCTGTAAATGGTGGTTCTGATAAAGCCCCAGAAGGAGATGATTTGAGCAGTGAGAAGCCTGGCCATGATGATTTAAAACCTCAAGAAGATGAAGTTTCTGAGACTAAGTCTCATGGGGTCCAAATATGGGCTCATATTAGGCCATCACTTAGAGCCATTGAGGATATGATGAATGCTCGTGTTAAGAGAAAGATTAGTGGGACAAAAACAGATGAAGATCCTGAAACTGAAAATGTTGCTTCTGTTGAGGACTCTGAGGATGAGTTTTATGATTTGGACAGGCCAGAGTCAGACACAACTCCAGATATCCCTGCAAGTGATGGTGTCACTCCCTCAATTCCAGCTGCTGATGGCACTGCTGCCCCTCAGGAATcttcaattccatggaaacaggAATTGGAGTTTCTTGTCCAAGGTGGAGTGCCAATGGCTCTTAGGGGAGAGGTAGGCTGTGTACTCTTCCATTTCCTTTTATTTATGTAATGTTTCAAAGTATTATATTACTGTAATCAACCACTTGTAATTGCAGCTATGGCAAGCTTTTGTGGGTGTCAAGGCTCGCCACATTAAGAATTACTATCAGAATCTTCTACTTTCTGATACTAAGAATGATAACAATGTGGATCAGCAAATTCAAGAAGTAGATGAAGCAAGTAAGGACTCAAAGAATGACTCCATGAACGCACCTGAGAAATGGAAACTTCAGATTGAAAAGGTCATCACCTAATTTAATTCACTTCAGTAGTAAATTACTATTCCTGGTTACTTTTTTTTGTACAATTCCTAATCAGATATACTGTTTTGTTTCACAGGACTTGCCTCGGACTTTTCCAGGTCACCCTGCTCTAGATGAAGGTGGTAGAAATGCTTTGAGACGTTTACTCACAGCATATGCTCGCCATAACCCCTCTGTTGGCTACTGCCAGGTCAGCATCcaactaatttttttaaaattttctgatAGATTATGTGAAATGTGATGCTAATCTATTGTATTAAATTCAGGCCATGAATTTTTTTGCTGGCTTATTACTTCTTCTGATGCCTGAAGAAAATGCCTTTTGGTAGGTTTTGAGCCTTAGTAAATGTTACCCTTCCCAGCTGCCTGAACAATATATTTACATTGCTTTTTCAATTTAATCTCAGGGCTTTAATGGGTATTCTTGATGATTATtttgaaggctattattcagaggAAATGATCGAGTCTCAGGTACTTACTTTATAATCTCTTGATCACAAAGATTATTAAAATGTGGACCATTTTATATATTTAGACTCTGATTTCTCTCAGGTTGACCAGCTTGTTTTTGAGGAGTTGGTGCGTGAGAGGTTTCCTAAATTAGGTTTGTTTTTCATATATCATCTATTTTCTATACTATATGATAACGATATTCATTGATTTTGCTCCATTATTTGTTTGATGCAGTTAACCACCTAGATTACCTAGGAGTCCAAATCGCATGGGTCTCTGGACCATGGTTCCTTTCTCTGTTTATGAATATGCTTCCCTGGGAAAGTGGTCAGTTTCTctttgtttttatatttattaatcaacaacaaaaccaaaatataaaaacttataaaattcTCCTTCCAGTTCTTCGAGTCTGGGATGTACTTCTATTTCAAGGGAATCGAGTCATGCTTTTTCGAACAGCCCTATCATTAATGGAGTTATATGGTACTGTGTTTCCTTTCTTTGATCTATATTTAtgatgatatatatatttttttataaattggaATTTAGTTTTATTCAGTTTTGTGCAGGACCTGCATTAGTGACAACAAAGGATGCTGGGGATGCAGTGACACTGCTGCAGTCACTAGCAGGGTCAACATTTGACAGTAGTCAACTTGTTTTGACAGCTTGCATGGGTTATCAAAATGTGAATGAAGAGAGACTTGAAGACTTAAGAAACAAACATaggccagctgttgaagctgcTCTAATAGAAAGAACAAAAGGACTTCGTATGTGGAGGGATTCACAGGGTAAAATGGTAAATGGTGCATTGTCACGGATGAATTCTGGATCTTCTAATGCAGATGAGTTGTATGTGGGTGTGTCAGGGGATGTGGAGATTGATTCTCTTCCAGATCTTCAAGAACAGGTTAGGTTACACATTGTATATATCTACTATTCCTTCATTGTATCATATATACTATACTAAAATTACAAAATTGTCCTTTGTAGGTTGCATGGCTAAAGAATGAGCTGTGCAAAGTACTAGAGGAAAAAAGATCTGCAATACTCAGGTTTAGTTGCAATTTTTGTTGgaatgattttattaaattaaattttgGTAATGATCTTTCTTAAAAATTGGTTTCATGTTTACAGAGCTGAAGAGTTGGAAACTGCTTTAATGGAGATGGTCAAACAGGATAATCGTCGAGAATTAAGTGCAAAGGTATGTTGCAAAAATGGGCAATTTTGAAAAAaagtattatgttttttttttaattaataattgtttTTTTAGGTTGAACAATTAGAGCGGGATGTTGCTGAGCTACAACAGGCTCTTGCTGACAAACAAGAACAAGAGAATGCCATGATTCAGGTTTTAATTTAATAACATCAACCAATTCACATTTgattacataaaacatatttttttattttatttaaaggtTTTGATGCGGGTAGAGCAAGAGCAAAAGGTAACAGAAGATGCTCGCAGATATGCTGAGCAAGATGCTGCAGCCCAGAGATATGCCACTGAAGTGCTTCAGGTTAAAAAGGAAATTATTATAATGTTACAAAACTATAATGCAAATACTTTCGGTAGAaaacaaatgatttttttttaatatattggaTGATTATGATTCAGGAAAAATATGAAACAGCGACTGCTTCCCTTGCTGAAATGGAGAAGAGAGTGGTTATGGCAGAATCAATGTTGGAGGCAACCTTGCAATACCAGTCTGGCCAAACAAAAGCACAGCCTTCTCCAAGGTAACCACCATTAccaatatcaatatcaatatcagtACACTAGTAACAATAACaatcattatttttattatttaaaaacttaGATCTGCAAATCAAGATTCATCAACaataagaacaagtcaagaactgaCACAAGAGATACCTGCAAGAAAGATTAGTCTGTTATCAAGACCATTTGTGCTGGGGTGGCGTGACAAGAACAAGGTCAATTCTAAACCCTCTTTTGTCATGTCATCtttctaaaccctaaacccattaACAAATTTAGTGACTTACCACAGGCAAAGCCAGCAGAAGAGCATGTGGATGTAAAGGCCACTACAACTACCACTACCACTACTGTTGATGAACAAAGCCCAAAACCTCTGCAAAATATACAGCTTGATGTTGGTGGTGAAGAACAAAACCTTAAACTTGTGCAGGAAGAACACCATGATCATAATGGTCATGAGATGGAGCAGGTATCGTTGACCACCCTTGACTCATGATGGATCATATCATACACTCAAGGAAAACATCATTATCTTGTGTTCATGTtggttttgacttttgagggagAAGCGTACATTActagtgtttttttttcttcttttaaaacaatttcttttaacttatatatatagcTCATTAGCCATTTGTTTGTTTAGTAATTAATAAAACCCCAGTTGGTTTTAAGAGAAAATGTAAAAAGAGAATTGGGAATTATGTATGGTATTGTATCT containing:
- the LOC111888306 gene encoding uncharacterized protein LOC111888306, encoding MKTTKVPILNPPLVTFEHKRDAYGFAVRPQHVQRYREYANIYKEEEEERSDRWKDFLERQSEGAQLPVNGGSDKAPEGDDLSSEKPGHDDLKPQEDEVSETKSHGVQIWAHIRPSLRAIEDMMNARVKRKISGTKTDEDPETENVASVEDSEDEFYDLDRPESDTTPDIPASDGVTPSIPAADGTAAPQESSIPWKQELEFLVQGGVPMALRGELWQAFVGVKARHIKNYYQNLLLSDTKNDNNVDQQIQEVDEASKDSKNDSMNAPEKWKLQIEKDLPRTFPGHPALDEGGRNALRRLLTAYARHNPSVGYCQAMNFFAGLLLLLMPEENAFWALMGILDDYFEGYYSEEMIESQVDQLVFEELVRERFPKLVNHLDYLGVQIAWVSGPWFLSLFMNMLPWESVLRVWDVLLFQGNRVMLFRTALSLMELYGPALVTTKDAGDAVTLLQSLAGSTFDSSQLVLTACMGYQNVNEERLEDLRNKHRPAVEAALIERTKGLRMWRDSQGKMVNGALSRMNSGSSNADELYVGVSGDVEIDSLPDLQEQVAWLKNELCKVLEEKRSAILRAEELETALMEMVKQDNRRELSAKVEQLERDVAELQQALADKQEQENAMIQVLMRVEQEQKVTEDARRYAEQDAAAQRYATEVLQEKYETATASLAEMEKRVVMAESMLEATLQYQSGQTKAQPSPRSANQDSSTIRTSQELTQEIPARKISLLSRPFVLGWRDKNKAKPAEEHVDVKATTTTTTTTVDEQSPKPLQNIQLDVGGEEQNLKLVQEEHHDHNGHEMEQVSLTTLDS